From a region of the Chitinophaga caseinilytica genome:
- a CDS encoding anaerobic C4-dicarboxylate transporter, giving the protein MIWIQFAILLVAILIGARMKGIGLGVMGMAALALYLFVFRMRPAEPPIDVMLIILAVVSTAATMQAAGGMDYLVRIAEKILRSKPSMITLLGPLVTFAFTLFAGTAHITYSLLPIISEVATKKRIRPERPLSISVIASHLGITASPISAATAAMITILAGQIELVHILKVCIPACIVGILCGVAVVWKKGKELEKDPVFLEKMKDPEFARELDAHSASDNTPLKPGAKISVIIFAVAVLLIVLVGAFPSMLPSFEPGAANLSVNANGTIKMAAVIELVMLGAAALMLLFTKTSTTDVAKASLFTAGAQAVVSIFGVVWMSATFMEANSAAIEGALGDMVKAAPWTFAIALFLLSMLLFSQAATTKALMPLGVLLGIAPMNLVAMFPATNGDFVLPGYPTLLAAINFDRTGSTYIGKYLINHSFMLPGLVAVSASVASGFLFAHLFW; this is encoded by the coding sequence ATGATCTGGATCCAATTTGCCATTCTCCTGGTGGCTATCCTCATCGGCGCCCGCATGAAAGGTATCGGCCTGGGCGTGATGGGCATGGCGGCCCTTGCCCTTTACCTTTTCGTATTCCGCATGCGGCCGGCAGAGCCGCCTATAGACGTGATGCTCATCATCCTCGCCGTGGTTTCCACAGCGGCCACCATGCAGGCGGCCGGCGGGATGGATTACCTTGTTCGCATCGCGGAAAAGATACTGCGGAGCAAACCATCGATGATCACGCTGCTGGGCCCGCTGGTGACGTTCGCGTTCACCCTCTTCGCGGGAACGGCGCATATCACGTATTCACTGCTGCCTATCATTTCGGAAGTGGCTACCAAGAAGCGCATCCGGCCGGAAAGGCCCCTGAGCATATCGGTGATCGCCTCGCATCTGGGCATCACGGCCAGTCCCATTTCCGCGGCAACGGCGGCCATGATCACCATCCTGGCCGGTCAGATCGAACTGGTGCATATCCTGAAAGTATGCATCCCCGCCTGTATTGTCGGCATTCTCTGCGGCGTGGCGGTGGTGTGGAAGAAGGGGAAGGAACTGGAGAAAGACCCTGTGTTCCTGGAGAAAATGAAAGATCCGGAATTTGCGCGGGAGCTGGATGCGCACTCCGCGTCTGACAATACCCCGCTGAAGCCCGGCGCCAAGATATCCGTGATCATTTTTGCCGTGGCGGTACTGCTGATCGTACTGGTAGGGGCTTTCCCGTCGATGTTGCCATCGTTCGAGCCCGGTGCCGCGAACCTTTCCGTGAACGCGAACGGTACCATCAAAATGGCGGCGGTGATCGAACTGGTGATGCTGGGCGCCGCGGCGCTGATGCTCCTGTTCACCAAAACTTCCACCACCGACGTGGCCAAGGCCAGCCTGTTTACCGCAGGTGCGCAGGCCGTTGTGTCGATTTTCGGGGTGGTGTGGATGAGCGCCACTTTCATGGAAGCGAATTCCGCCGCCATCGAAGGTGCGTTGGGAGATATGGTGAAAGCCGCTCCGTGGACGTTCGCCATCGCCCTGTTCCTGTTGAGCATGCTGCTTTTCAGCCAGGCCGCCACTACCAAGGCACTCATGCCGCTGGGCGTGTTGCTGGGCATCGCCCCGATGAACCTCGTGGCCATGTTCCCCGCTACCAATGGCGATTTCGTGCTGCCGGGCTACCCCACGCTGCTGGCCGCTATCAACTTCGACCGCACGGGCAGCACCTATATCGGGAAATACCTCATCAATCATAGTTTCATGTTACCGGGGCTCGTGGCCGTGTCGGCGAGCGTGGCCTCGGGGTTCCTGTTTGCCCACCTATTCTGGTAG
- a CDS encoding porin has translation MKKSRTLLWLLLLLPAALMAQVHERQTDDTSIHSVPFIPVSKQSLLSNVDVIANMQMSFQNEFSEGTYQQSRFVMNQFRLEIRGKVHDKVYFRFRDRYTRGVVPQTIDNISRSTDLAFLRFDANDSWSIYAGKLCADWGGFEFDANPIEIYEYSDIIEYADNFLVGAGVSYMLPDKQNQFTVQLLNSRTASFTELYDTTALPGIKPAKFPFAGVLNWRGNFGKFSTLWSYSVFREAENEYMNYLALGNQFQTGKFHIQYDFKWSREALDRKGIVSGITDNMGIKHAYRARYMSHWVRLDWHLSSKVNLFFVGMMDDAYWKPSGTTLPANTSTNKLRTAWGYIPGVEVYPFKNLNLKVFGTFIGRKYVYTDYAKSNFGMANTDNYRASIGIISPLVIL, from the coding sequence ATGAAGAAAAGCCGTACCCTTCTCTGGCTGCTGCTCCTCCTGCCCGCTGCGCTCATGGCGCAGGTGCACGAACGGCAGACAGACGATACGTCGATCCACAGTGTCCCATTTATCCCGGTCAGCAAACAGTCGCTGTTGTCGAACGTGGACGTGATCGCTAACATGCAGATGTCTTTCCAGAACGAATTCAGCGAAGGCACCTACCAGCAGTCCCGCTTCGTCATGAACCAGTTCCGGCTGGAAATCCGCGGGAAGGTGCACGATAAGGTATATTTCCGGTTCCGCGACCGGTACACCCGTGGCGTGGTGCCGCAAACGATCGATAATATCAGCCGTAGCACGGATCTGGCTTTTCTTCGGTTCGACGCGAACGACAGCTGGAGCATTTACGCCGGTAAACTGTGCGCCGACTGGGGTGGGTTCGAGTTCGACGCCAATCCCATCGAGATTTACGAGTATTCCGACATCATCGAGTACGCCGACAATTTTCTGGTAGGCGCGGGCGTTTCGTATATGTTGCCCGACAAGCAGAACCAGTTCACCGTTCAGCTGCTGAACAGCCGTACGGCGAGTTTCACGGAATTGTACGATACTACCGCGCTGCCGGGCATCAAACCGGCGAAGTTCCCCTTCGCGGGGGTGCTCAACTGGCGCGGCAATTTCGGGAAATTCAGCACGTTGTGGTCGTACTCCGTGTTCCGCGAAGCCGAAAACGAATACATGAATTACCTGGCGCTGGGGAACCAGTTCCAGACCGGGAAGTTCCACATCCAGTACGATTTCAAATGGAGCCGCGAAGCGCTCGACCGGAAAGGCATCGTTTCAGGGATCACCGACAACATGGGCATCAAGCACGCGTATCGCGCCAGGTACATGAGCCACTGGGTGCGGCTCGACTGGCACCTGTCCTCCAAAGTCAACCTGTTTTTCGTGGGCATGATGGACGACGCTTACTGGAAACCTTCAGGGACCACGTTGCCGGCGAACACGTCTACCAACAAGTTGCGGACGGCGTGGGGATATATTCCCGGAGTGGAAGTGTATCCGTTCAAAAACCTGAACCTCAAAGTGTTCGGGACTTTCATCGGAAGAAAATACGTGTATACCGATTACGCGAAATCGAATTTCGGTATGGCCAACACGGATAACTACCGTGCGTCGATCGGAATTATCAGCCCATTGGTCATCTTATAA
- a CDS encoding VOC family protein has protein sequence MSYTVPAATTIGHVHLKVSDLQRSLDFYCGLLGFELMTKFGDQAAFISAGGYHHHIGLNTWHSKGMPPAPENAAGLYHVAILYPTRKDLAEIYKRLTGAGVAFTGFADHGVSEALYLNDPDLNGLELYWDRPREQWPKDENGNLTMYTHRLDISDLLHELER, from the coding sequence ATGAGCTATACCGTTCCTGCGGCCACTACCATCGGCCATGTGCACCTGAAGGTCTCCGACCTGCAGCGTTCCCTCGATTTTTATTGCGGATTACTGGGATTTGAACTGATGACGAAGTTCGGCGACCAGGCGGCTTTCATTTCCGCCGGCGGCTATCATCACCACATCGGCCTCAATACCTGGCATAGCAAGGGCATGCCGCCCGCGCCGGAGAATGCCGCAGGCCTTTATCATGTGGCCATCCTCTACCCTACCCGGAAAGACCTGGCGGAGATTTACAAAAGGCTCACCGGCGCCGGGGTGGCTTTCACCGGCTTCGCCGACCACGGCGTGTCGGAAGCGCTGTACCTCAACGATCCGGATTTGAACGGACTGGAACTGTATTGGGACCGCCCGCGCGAGCAGTGGCCGAAAGATGAAAACGGGAACCTGACCATGTACACCCATCGCCTCGATATCAGCGATCTGCTGCACGAACTGGAGCGATAA
- a CDS encoding low affinity iron permease family protein codes for MQQQEANKKVPLFERFAGKAVSATGSPWAFIIAFFVIIAWAVTGPLFGFSDTWQLVINTGTTIVTFLMVFIIQKSQNKDSKSIQLKLNELIACTKTASNRLIDVESISEEELNTLHNFYSKLAEDTKHHLDIRKSHSIDEAMEKSKDKLKIQ; via the coding sequence ATGCAGCAGCAAGAAGCAAACAAGAAAGTACCGCTGTTCGAGCGGTTCGCAGGCAAAGCCGTGTCCGCCACCGGCAGCCCCTGGGCTTTTATCATCGCCTTCTTCGTGATCATCGCCTGGGCCGTCACCGGCCCGCTGTTCGGGTTTTCAGACACCTGGCAGCTGGTCATCAACACCGGCACTACCATCGTCACCTTCCTCATGGTTTTCATCATCCAGAAATCCCAGAACAAGGATTCCAAATCCATCCAACTGAAACTCAACGAGTTGATTGCCTGCACCAAAACGGCCAGCAATCGCCTGATAGACGTGGAATCGATCTCCGAGGAAGAGCTGAACACCCTGCATAATTTCTATTCCAAGCTGGCGGAAGACACCAAGCATCACCTCGACATACGGAAATCCCATTCCATCGACGAGGCGATGGAAAAGAGCAAAGACAAACTGAAAATCCAGTAA
- a CDS encoding sigma-54 dependent transcriptional regulator encodes MKKILIVDDEINICTLLSRFLGKHGFKTESTMTGAGALKLLKEAPFDLVLCDYRLKDTDGSQLLNDIRTLNPQTVVIIITGYSDVRIAVDMVKNGAYDYISKPLYPDEILALVNKALESPGAAMPQPVHAAPAAPVREQDAQRLQPSGGTGTGEQYVYGESDPSRQLIRELTLVAPTDYSVIIFGETGTGKESVAHLIHDHSSRKNQPFIPIDCGALSRELAASELFGHEKGSFTGAIGTKIGAFEQAHGGTIFLDEIANLPYDVQVALLRVIQEKQIRRVGSMKEIAVDVRLIVASNENLFEAVQKGKFREDLFHRFNEFTIHIPPLRDRGDDLRSFVDAFLAQAGRELNKPEATLSEEVWECFRNYDWPGNIRELKNVIRRASLLTPAGKEISMAALPLEMKAGKMTRPITSSGIEPVPGDGADEPNFPMLDDNDLKSVALKAEYNKIINVLKEVKYNKTKAAQLLNIDRKTLYNKLRLLNINY; translated from the coding sequence ATGAAGAAAATCCTCATTGTTGATGATGAAATAAACATTTGTACCCTGCTCAGCCGATTCCTGGGCAAGCATGGCTTTAAGACAGAAAGTACGATGACGGGCGCCGGCGCCCTGAAGCTGCTCAAAGAAGCGCCCTTCGACCTGGTGCTCTGCGATTACCGGCTCAAAGACACGGACGGGTCGCAGCTGCTCAATGATATCCGCACCCTCAATCCGCAAACCGTCGTTATTATCATCACGGGCTATTCCGATGTCCGCATCGCGGTAGACATGGTGAAGAACGGCGCATACGATTACATTTCTAAACCATTATATCCCGATGAGATCCTGGCCCTGGTCAACAAGGCCCTGGAAAGCCCCGGCGCCGCCATGCCCCAACCCGTGCATGCGGCTCCCGCAGCGCCCGTCCGGGAACAGGACGCCCAGCGCCTGCAACCCTCCGGCGGCACCGGGACCGGCGAGCAATACGTGTACGGCGAAAGTGACCCTTCGCGCCAGCTCATCCGCGAGCTCACCCTCGTGGCCCCTACAGATTACAGCGTGATCATTTTCGGGGAAACCGGCACCGGCAAGGAATCCGTAGCCCACCTCATCCACGACCACAGCAGCCGCAAAAACCAGCCGTTCATCCCGATCGACTGTGGCGCGCTTTCGCGCGAGCTGGCCGCCAGCGAATTATTCGGTCATGAAAAAGGATCATTCACCGGCGCCATCGGCACCAAGATCGGCGCGTTCGAACAGGCGCACGGTGGCACCATCTTCCTCGACGAAATCGCTAACCTTCCCTACGACGTTCAGGTAGCCCTGCTCCGCGTCATCCAGGAAAAACAGATCCGTCGCGTAGGCAGCATGAAAGAAATCGCGGTGGATGTGAGATTGATCGTAGCATCCAACGAAAACCTGTTCGAAGCCGTGCAGAAAGGCAAATTCCGGGAAGATCTTTTCCACCGTTTCAACGAATTCACCATCCATATTCCGCCGCTGCGCGACCGTGGCGACGATCTCCGCTCTTTCGTAGACGCTTTCCTGGCGCAGGCCGGCAGGGAGCTGAACAAGCCCGAAGCCACGCTCAGCGAGGAAGTCTGGGAATGTTTCCGGAACTACGACTGGCCGGGCAATATCCGTGAACTGAAAAACGTCATCCGCCGCGCGAGCCTGCTCACGCCCGCCGGAAAAGAAATTTCCATGGCCGCGCTGCCGCTGGAAATGAAAGCCGGTAAAATGACGCGACCCATCACTTCTTCCGGCATCGAACCCGTTCCCGGGGACGGGGCAGACGAGCCCAACTTCCCGATGCTGGACGATAATGATCTCAAATCCGTAGCCCTGAAAGCGGAATACAACAAGATCATCAACGTTCTGAAAGAAGTGAAGTACAACAAGACGAAAGCCGCGCAGTTATTGAATATAGACCGGAAAACCCTCTACAACAAGCTGCGCCTGCTGAACATCAATTACTAA
- a CDS encoding response regulator, giving the protein MGDLILIIDDEPDICQLLQLSLTKHGYKVKYVHALKDGLLFLQHQQPDILFLDIHLPDGSGLDILPKIKADYPDLPVISISAYDNGMEKQKALTSGAVHFLPKPFNVNELTDILFEMKRNDGKTAYA; this is encoded by the coding sequence ATGGGAGATTTGATATTAATTATAGATGACGAGCCGGATATTTGTCAACTTTTACAGTTAAGCCTGACGAAACACGGATATAAAGTGAAATATGTGCATGCACTGAAAGACGGACTGTTGTTTCTCCAACACCAGCAACCCGACATTCTGTTCCTGGACATTCACCTGCCCGATGGGTCGGGGCTCGATATATTGCCGAAAATAAAGGCAGATTATCCCGATTTACCGGTAATATCCATAAGTGCTTACGACAATGGTATGGAAAAACAGAAGGCCCTGACTTCCGGCGCAGTGCACTTCCTGCCGAAACCGTTCAATGTGAACGAGTTAACTGACATCCTGTTTGAAATGAAGCGGAACGATGGTAAAACCGCATATGCATAA
- a CDS encoding CsbD family protein — MNNLQLKGAWNEIKGKLKQKYADLTDDDLTYAEGKEDELLGKLQQKLGKSKEEVKKLIDEL, encoded by the coding sequence ATGAACAATCTGCAATTGAAAGGTGCCTGGAATGAAATCAAAGGCAAATTGAAGCAAAAGTACGCGGATCTGACAGACGATGATCTGACGTATGCAGAAGGTAAGGAAGACGAGCTGTTGGGCAAGCTCCAACAGAAACTCGGTAAGTCGAAGGAGGAAGTGAAAAAACTCATCGACGAACTGTAA
- a CDS encoding PA2169 family four-helix-bundle protein — MEHLQKTAAVVEDLVKINNDRVEGYNKARLQTDDLDLKELFETMIADSKQNTTELNKYLRSLGEERERDTTFAGKLYRTWMDVKVTFGGGDRRAILATCEYGEDAAQKSYNTALDQDFLPPEVRTIISDQRIKLRSAHDKIRYLRDLETANKG, encoded by the coding sequence ATGGAACACCTGCAAAAAACGGCCGCAGTCGTGGAAGACCTGGTGAAGATCAATAACGACCGGGTAGAAGGATATAACAAAGCCCGCCTGCAAACAGACGATCTGGACCTGAAGGAATTGTTCGAAACGATGATCGCCGACAGCAAACAAAACACGACCGAGCTAAATAAATACCTCCGCAGCCTCGGCGAAGAACGCGAGCGAGACACTACTTTCGCCGGGAAGCTGTACCGTACCTGGATGGATGTCAAAGTCACTTTCGGCGGAGGAGACCGCCGCGCCATCCTCGCCACCTGCGAATACGGGGAAGACGCCGCCCAGAAATCGTACAACACCGCGCTGGACCAGGACTTCCTCCCGCCCGAAGTGCGCACCATAATCTCCGATCAACGCATCAAGCTGCGCTCCGCCCACGATAAGATCCGGTACCTCCGCGACCTCGAAACCGCCAACAAAGGCTGA
- a CDS encoding lmo0937 family membrane protein has product MNSLLYLIAVILIIGWLLGFFVYSAGGLIHALLVLAIIAILINIIRGRAA; this is encoded by the coding sequence ATGAATTCCTTACTGTATCTCATTGCGGTGATCCTGATCATCGGCTGGTTGCTGGGATTCTTCGTGTATTCCGCCGGTGGCCTCATCCATGCTTTGCTTGTGTTGGCCATTATCGCCATCCTGATCAATATCATCCGGGGCAGGGCGGCATAG
- a CDS encoding DUF6528 family protein → MNPILLFLTMAIKAYSMPMLVTDQAEHRILLMNLPSGELIREWRAADIPEHHRKWFRNPSEVKASRDLRYILMCASGGGAAIIRLKDAKTLWYDSVGGNPHSIDIAPFNTVVVASSTGDQYTVFRYDTTKAYAPRRPRKSIIAPDAHSVNFYQDSFYIAGRDQIWICLFRKGKRNGVAEVHIANAATIPGKGAHDMSYGSRTGVFYVTTVDTLLEFHTKDNSFHPVDSKITRNIKSFSEGEKIIRPSSPFRKSNGGQTR, encoded by the coding sequence ATGAATCCCATCCTGTTATTCCTGACCATGGCTATTAAAGCTTATTCCATGCCGATGTTGGTAACCGACCAGGCGGAGCATCGCATCCTCCTCATGAATCTGCCTTCCGGCGAGCTGATCCGCGAATGGCGGGCGGCCGATATCCCGGAGCACCACCGCAAATGGTTCCGCAACCCCAGTGAAGTAAAAGCCTCGCGCGATCTGAGGTACATCCTCATGTGCGCCTCCGGCGGCGGCGCCGCCATCATCCGCCTGAAAGACGCCAAAACTTTGTGGTACGACTCCGTAGGCGGCAATCCCCATTCCATCGACATCGCCCCCTTCAATACCGTTGTAGTGGCCTCCAGCACCGGGGATCAATATACCGTTTTCCGGTACGATACCACTAAAGCCTACGCGCCCAGGCGGCCCCGCAAATCCATCATCGCTCCCGACGCACATTCCGTCAATTTTTACCAGGACAGCTTTTACATCGCCGGAAGGGACCAGATCTGGATCTGCCTGTTCCGGAAAGGAAAGCGGAATGGTGTGGCAGAAGTGCATATCGCCAACGCGGCAACCATCCCCGGAAAAGGCGCACACGACATGAGCTATGGCTCCCGCACCGGCGTTTTCTACGTAACAACGGTGGATACGCTGCTGGAATTCCACACCAAAGACAATTCCTTCCACCCGGTCGATAGCAAAATCACCCGCAACATCAAGAGCTTTTCGGAAGGGGAGAAGATTATCCGGCCATCGTCACCGTTCCGAAAGAGCAATGGTGGACAGACGAGGTGA
- a CDS encoding sensor histidine kinase — translation MTELLQSTRMMELHLQEHDLNDLIHSSLALATDRLQLNGIRLEEYYAEEKIMLTVDDEKIRIALLNILINAIEAMMPGKGVLTVNTYAEGKSAIIRIQDNGTGIPEENKSRLFDPFFTSKTKGTGLGLTSTQNIIINHKGHIQVESTIGEGTTFIITLPAN, via the coding sequence GTGACCGAACTGCTGCAATCTACCCGCATGATGGAGCTTCATCTCCAGGAACATGACCTGAACGATCTCATCCACAGCTCGCTGGCCCTGGCTACAGACCGCCTGCAGCTCAACGGCATCAGGCTGGAAGAATATTATGCGGAGGAGAAAATTATGCTGACGGTGGATGACGAAAAGATCCGCATCGCACTGCTGAACATTCTCATCAACGCCATCGAAGCCATGATGCCGGGAAAAGGCGTGCTCACTGTGAACACGTACGCAGAAGGGAAATCCGCCATTATCCGTATCCAGGATAATGGAACAGGCATTCCGGAAGAGAACAAATCGCGCCTGTTCGACCCGTTCTTCACCTCAAAAACGAAAGGCACGGGGCTGGGGCTCACATCCACCCAAAACATCATCATCAATCACAAAGGCCACATCCAGGTGGAAAGCACTATCGGGGAAGGCACTACGTTCATCATCACGTTGCCGGCCAATTAG
- a CDS encoding PAS domain S-box protein: protein MKDKRKRILMIDDDEDDFFLVNTVLQDVAPDQYELTWAPTYDRALEAIGRREHELYLVDYRLGMHTGIDILRHFQSIGYEAPVIMLTGKGDYAIDNEAMIAGATDYLVKGDITGPDLERAIRYGISEFKHLRAIAENERKYFGIFEKSHDIIILADCNMNIIDANPNASKKTNYSREELLTMNMDKLFFLETEAKRFFEEICTDDAIVQKEFTFRDKSGKKIAVLVNASKLDEQLGTFLCVAEDITDKKREEQEKRQQEKFVISGRIARVIAHEVRNPLTNIILAVGQFREKIRPTPKTPRSTSTSSSATARASTNS from the coding sequence ATGAAAGATAAACGTAAACGCATCCTGATGATCGACGACGATGAAGACGATTTCTTCCTCGTCAACACCGTATTGCAGGATGTGGCGCCCGACCAGTACGAGTTAACCTGGGCCCCTACCTATGACAGAGCCCTTGAAGCCATCGGGCGGCGCGAACATGAACTGTACCTCGTCGATTACCGGCTGGGCATGCACACGGGGATCGATATCCTCCGCCATTTCCAGTCTATCGGGTACGAAGCCCCCGTGATCATGCTCACCGGCAAAGGCGATTACGCCATCGATAATGAAGCGATGATCGCCGGGGCAACCGACTACCTCGTGAAAGGCGATATCACCGGCCCCGACCTGGAACGCGCCATCCGTTACGGCATCTCCGAATTCAAGCACCTGCGCGCCATTGCGGAAAACGAGCGCAAATATTTCGGCATCTTCGAAAAAAGCCACGACATCATCATCCTGGCCGATTGCAACATGAATATCATCGATGCCAATCCCAACGCCAGTAAAAAAACGAATTACTCGCGCGAAGAACTGCTGACCATGAACATGGACAAGCTCTTCTTCCTCGAAACCGAAGCCAAACGCTTCTTCGAAGAAATCTGTACGGACGACGCCATCGTGCAGAAAGAATTCACCTTCCGCGACAAATCCGGGAAAAAGATCGCCGTGCTCGTCAACGCCAGCAAGCTCGACGAGCAGCTGGGCACTTTCCTTTGCGTGGCGGAAGACATCACCGACAAAAAACGCGAAGAACAGGAAAAACGGCAACAGGAAAAGTTCGTGATCTCGGGCCGAATTGCCCGGGTGATCGCACATGAAGTACGTAACCCGCTCACTAACATCATATTAGCGGTTGGGCAATTCAGGGAGAAGATTCGACCGACCCCGAAGACACCACGCTCTACCTCGACATCATCGAGCGCAACTGCACGCGCATCAACCAACTCGTGA
- a CDS encoding sensor histidine kinase gives MHISIHKKIRVGFFIAFTAIVGASVVSYLIAKNLQHNASRLQHAVEVSKRLELISRHLKDAESAIRGYNITHQQEFLRPSMEERSVKIESEYRKLRRIIDDPPQQKNLDTLKVLLDVKYGQLLAGARDPRIASVKEGELSMDRIDRKMQDMIAIEEAQLTEKSRLFTFFSNLWIPAVFIISLIAILIGIYSYVTLNREFRLQLHIESRMRSYQRELQENINLLNKSNQELEQFAYVASHDLQEPLRKISTFSDRLLLKYREDIPPEAGQLVDRMVSAVGRMRVLINDLLIFSRAGRITPDTIAAVDLNELLRDVLGDLEAPLQEKKGTVSTDKLPAVEGSDTGLHQLFQNILSNSIKFASPDRPLEIRITGETLTGAEARVPSEKRAQEKYLRIRVQDNGIGFDPAYADRIFLIFQRLHGVSEYKGTGIGLAICKKITDAHQGFISAEGEPGKGAAFIITLPLRQLRED, from the coding sequence ATGCACATCAGCATACATAAGAAGATCAGGGTGGGATTTTTCATCGCTTTTACGGCCATCGTCGGCGCCAGCGTCGTGTCTTACCTCATCGCGAAAAACCTCCAGCACAACGCCTCCCGCCTGCAGCACGCGGTGGAAGTCTCCAAGCGCCTGGAGCTCATTTCCCGCCATTTGAAAGACGCAGAGTCCGCGATCCGCGGCTACAACATCACCCATCAGCAGGAATTCCTCCGCCCCAGCATGGAAGAACGAAGCGTCAAGATCGAAAGCGAATACCGCAAACTCCGCCGGATCATCGACGATCCCCCCCAACAAAAAAACCTCGACACCCTCAAAGTCCTCCTCGACGTTAAATACGGCCAGCTGCTCGCCGGCGCCAGGGATCCCCGCATCGCCTCCGTGAAGGAAGGGGAATTGTCCATGGACCGCATCGACCGCAAAATGCAGGACATGATCGCCATCGAAGAAGCCCAGCTTACCGAGAAATCGCGGCTGTTCACCTTCTTCTCCAACCTCTGGATCCCCGCCGTGTTCATCATTTCCCTCATCGCCATTTTAATCGGTATATATTCCTACGTTACCCTCAACCGCGAATTCCGCCTCCAGCTCCACATCGAATCCAGGATGCGGAGCTACCAGCGGGAACTCCAGGAAAACATCAACCTGCTCAATAAATCGAACCAGGAGCTCGAACAGTTCGCCTACGTGGCGTCGCATGATTTGCAGGAACCCCTGCGCAAAATCTCCACGTTTTCCGACCGGCTGCTCCTCAAATACCGGGAAGATATTCCTCCCGAAGCCGGCCAGCTGGTAGACCGTATGGTATCTGCCGTAGGCCGCATGCGCGTGCTCATCAACGATCTGCTCATCTTCTCCCGCGCCGGCCGCATCACGCCAGACACGATCGCAGCCGTAGACCTCAACGAACTGCTGCGCGACGTGCTCGGCGATCTCGAAGCGCCCCTGCAGGAAAAGAAAGGCACCGTTTCCACCGACAAACTTCCGGCGGTGGAAGGCTCAGACACGGGGCTGCACCAGCTTTTCCAGAATATCCTGTCCAACAGCATCAAATTCGCCTCGCCCGACCGCCCGCTGGAAATCCGCATCACCGGCGAAACGCTCACCGGCGCGGAAGCCCGCGTTCCCAGCGAAAAACGGGCGCAGGAAAAATACCTCCGCATCCGCGTGCAAGACAACGGCATCGGGTTCGACCCCGCTTACGCAGACCGCATCTTCCTCATTTTCCAGCGGTTGCACGGCGTGAGCGAATACAAAGGCACCGGCATCGGTCTCGCCATCTGTAAAAAAATCACCGACGCCCACCAGGGCTTTATTTCCGCCGAAGGCGAACCCGGAAAAGGCGCCGCATTCATCATCACCCTCCCGCTCCGGCAATTGCGGGAAGACTGA
- a CDS encoding ferritin-like domain-containing protein: MATKNTKTTGKKPASASANGRSNGSMKKSTPARKPASRNGDMEASPFHQLFVDELKDIYWAEKHLVKALPKMQKAASTAELVDAFADHLEATKGHVSRLEDIFEILGMKPTAKKCEAMEGLVAEAQELISEEDAGSVLDAGLIIAAQKVEHYEIATYGSLRTLATRMGHTDAANLLERTLDEEKETDSLLTQIAESKVNEEAMAED; encoded by the coding sequence ATGGCAACAAAGAACACCAAAACAACCGGTAAGAAGCCGGCTTCCGCAAGCGCCAACGGCCGGAGCAACGGCTCCATGAAAAAATCCACGCCGGCACGCAAACCCGCATCCCGCAACGGCGATATGGAAGCTTCGCCTTTCCATCAATTGTTTGTGGACGAATTGAAAGACATCTACTGGGCCGAGAAACACCTCGTAAAAGCATTGCCCAAAATGCAGAAAGCAGCATCCACAGCAGAATTGGTAGACGCATTCGCCGATCACCTCGAAGCTACCAAAGGCCACGTCAGCCGCCTCGAAGACATTTTTGAGATCCTGGGGATGAAACCCACGGCCAAAAAATGTGAAGCCATGGAAGGCCTGGTGGCCGAAGCGCAGGAACTGATCAGCGAAGAAGATGCAGGTTCCGTGCTCGACGCCGGGCTCATCATCGCCGCACAGAAAGTAGAACATTACGAGATCGCCACGTACGGCAGTTTGCGCACGCTGGCCACCCGCATGGGCCACACGGATGCCGCTAACTTACTGGAACGAACGCTGGACGAAGAAAAGGAAACGGATTCCCTCCTCACCCAGATCGCAGAATCGAAAGTGAACGAGGAAGCGATGGCGGAAGACTGA